In Garra rufa chromosome 15, GarRuf1.0, whole genome shotgun sequence, a single genomic region encodes these proteins:
- the tcf15 gene encoding transcription factor 15, with translation MAFAMLRPMATHLAYPDVAMMSEDEENRSESDGSSEQSYGCCPSEEKRRRMSRKSTVGSVVIVKQRNAANARERDRTQSVNTAFTALRTLIPTEPVDRKLSKIETLRLASSYISHLANVLLIGDGGEDAQPCISAVYSAQGDSGGKQPRTICTFCLSSQRKGIKDGSDCVRMRGIASLRVTRR, from the exons ATGGCATTTGCCATGCTGCGGCCCATGGCCACTCATCTAGCGTACCCGGATGTTGCCATGATGTCTGAGGATGAGGAAAACCGCAGCGAGAGCGACGGCAGCTCGGAGCAGAGCTACGGCTGCTGTCCCAGTGAGGAGAAGCGGCGGCGGATGTCGCGCAAATCCACGGTGGGCAGTGTGGTTATTGTAAAGCAACGGAACGCAGCGAACGCGCGGGAACGCGACAGGACGCAGAGCGTCAACACTGCCTTCACAGCGTTACGGACTCTTATTCCCACCGAGCCGGTGGACAGAAAGCTGTCAAAGATTGAGACTCTGCGCTTAGCCTCCAGTTACATCTCACATCTGGCCAATGTGCTCCTGATAGGGGACGGAGGAGAGGACGCGCAGCCGTGCATCAGCGCCGTTTACAGCGCGCAAGGGGACAGTGGAGGAAAGCAGCCGCGCACCATATGTACTTTCTGCCTCAGCAGCCAGAGAAAAGGG ATAAAGGACGGATCTGACTGTGTCCGTATGCGGGGAATCGCTTCATTGCGTGTAACGCGCCggtag